TCCGCGCAAGGTGCGGCGTAGCGCGCCGACGCCGCTGTCGTCAATGGCTGCTCGGGCGGGATTGAGTATTTAAGGGCCAAAAAGGGGGAAGAGTGGCGTCAGCGCAGCGGCGGGAGGTTCAGGTCATCCGGGTGCAATGCGCCTTGCCGCCAAGGGGCAAAACGCAGCCGTGTGGCGGCGAGCAAATCGTTCAGCGGCGCGTCAGCGGTAAAGCCAGCGGCGCGAGCGGCCGTGCGGAAACTGTTTTCGGTCACGTCTTGCGCTGTGGCGGAAGGGCCAGCGGACCGCGCGAGCCCTTGGCGCGCGAGCCGTGTCCAGTCAAAGCGCGGGCCCGGGTCGCATTTGCGGCCCGGCGCCATATCGGAATGGCCGATCACACCTTCGGGCGCGATATTCCAGCGGGTCATGATCTGACGCAACAGGGTTTCCAGCGCCCGCATTTGCGGTTCTGAAAAAGGATGGGCACCGGTGTTGTCCAGTTCGATCCCGATGGAGCGGGAGTTGACATCGGATTGTCCGGCCCATTCCCCGGCACCGGCATGCCAGGCGCGGCGGTCCTCCGGCACCAGCCGCAGGATCTCACCATTGTTTGCAATCAGGTAATGGGCGGACACCTCCGCCTCCGGATCGCACAGGCGGTCACGGGCGGCGGCGGCGCTGTCCATGGCGGTGTAGTGGATCACGATCAGGCTGGGCGTCAGACCGTCCCGGCGCGGGCCGCAGTTGGGCGAAAGGTGATCCCTGATCTCAGGGCCTGTCACGTCAGCCTTGGGCCGCGCGGCGGAACGGGGTCGGATCCCAATCGCAGGCAAACCCATCGCCATCAGGGTCCATGCCTTTGCGGTCTTTTTGCGGGCCGCCGCGTGCGAGGAAATCAATCTGCGCCTGATCTGGCGTGCTGAACGAGCGGCAGGACCGGGCGTATTTTGCCGCCTTGTTCAAACCGATGCGGCGATAGATCTGTTCGCCAACGGCATTTTTGGTGCTCAAGGCATAGGCCACGATATTCGGGCCGCTATCAACGCGGGTCGGCAGGGCCTGGGGCGTGACCACCTCGTACTGAGCCTTGTTGGCGGCGATGCGGGCGGCGTCGTCATCAATGCTGCGCTGGCCCGACACGGCGTCAAAGTTGTTTTCGTTGGAGATCCCTGCCGTGTTTACCACTGCGGGCGGTGGGTTGGTCGGGCTGGCATTGATCGGCACACCGCCGCTGTTTGGCACCCCCGGACGGGTGGCGGCCAGCACGCGGGCGGTTTCCGCTGCGGTGGCGGCGGCGGATGGATCGCTCGGCAGGTTCGGCTGGATCGGCGTTTCCGCTATCACCGGCGTTGCAGGCACGATGCCGGTCAGAGCCGCGTCGCGCTTGCGCTGCTCGGCTGCGAAGTTGTCAAATCCGGCGCCGCGCCCCGAATCCGGGATAGCAGGCTGACAGGCGGCAAGTGTCACGCCTGCGGCGAGAACGAAGAAGGCATGTTTGATCATCTGGACTGCTCTGTCTTTTGACGGTTATTGGCGCTGGTTTACCACCATTTGTCTGCCTTGGCTACAAAGCCTGCCGCCTTCTCAAGCGCATAGGCAGAAGACAGCAGATCTGCCTCTTCCCATGGCCGCCCGATCAGTTGCAGGCCCAAAGGCAGGCCCTGACGGTTCTGCCCCGTTGGCACCGCAATGCCCGGCAAACCGGCCAGGTTGACCGTGACGGTGAACACATCGTTGAGATACATCGCCACCGGATCGGCGTCGGTCATCTCTCCCAGACCAAAGGCCGCAGACGGGGTGGCCGGGGTTAGGATGCTGTCGATGCCCTGAGCAAAGACGTCTTCGAAGTCTTTCTTGATCAGGCTGCGCACCCGGCGGGCGCGGTTGTAATAGGCATCGTAAAAACCAGCGGACAGCACATAGGTGCCAATCATCACCCGGCGTTGCACCTCGTGGCCAAAGCCTTCGGCGCGGGTCTTTTCGTACATTTCGGTGATACCGTCCCCTGCCTCAAGCGTGGCGCGGTGGCCGTAACGGACACCATCATAGCGCGC
This window of the Sulfitobacter mediterraneus genome carries:
- a CDS encoding N-acetylmuramoyl-L-alanine amidase, giving the protein MAMGLPAIGIRPRSAARPKADVTGPEIRDHLSPNCGPRRDGLTPSLIVIHYTAMDSAAAARDRLCDPEAEVSAHYLIANNGEILRLVPEDRRAWHAGAGEWAGQSDVNSRSIGIELDNTGAHPFSEPQMRALETLLRQIMTRWNIAPEGVIGHSDMAPGRKCDPGPRFDWTRLARQGLARSAGPSATAQDVTENSFRTAARAAGFTADAPLNDLLAATRLRFAPWRQGALHPDDLNLPPLR